The sequence GTCACCGGGGCTGGGAAGtttatgcatatttttttcttttttcttcttttcaaaagtcTTACTAGGCCCACAGATAGAAGGTAGGAGTCCCCTCTGTCAAGTCCTTAGTCCCGACAGCTGCGGGGCCTGGTGTTGGGAGAGCTGGAGGCTTGAGGATTGGAATGCATGGCTCGGTGCCACCAGTGCCCTGGGGGAGTTTACCACCTGCGGGGTGAAGCCTGCTATCCCCCTGGGATTGATTTTCCATTGCCCAGTCATGTGGCAGGATGGAGCAGGCTGACCTTTTTCCTTTTCAGGCTCAGCACAAACACTGGGAACTGGCTGGGACCAAACTGGGAGATATAATGGGCGTCAAGAAGGAGGAAGAGCCAGATAAAGCTGTGACGGAGGATGGGAAGGTGGACTACAGGTAGGCAGCCTCTGCCAGCAGCGGATCAGCCTTGCTCCAAAGATGGGGGGTCCGTGGGCAGTCGCGGCAGAACCCATTGACCTTGTGGCTCCTGAGTGGGAGACTCTTACATACCTCTCTGCGTCTTCCGCTCTCTCCGGTCCCTTCCTCCTGATCTCTTCCCTGTCTTCCACTTTGCCTATATGTGATTCCTGCTCCCCCCACTGCTTCCTCTGGTGCTGGTGTTGTGAGAGgaaggaggcccagggaggttaagtaacttgtctgaggtcacccAGCTCATCAATGAGGGAGTTAGGATCAGACCCAGGCCGTCTCACATCAGAGCCACTCTGCTGAAGTGCCTCCCATGTGTTCAGCATGGGCAGCTGGGTTTTAGTCCCTTAGATTTCAGCTCACTataagaactatttttaaaagagattccAAAATAGAAAGGGTTATCTTATTGGCCAGTGACTTCTCTGTTCATAGAGGCATCTAAGCAGATGCTGAGTCGGGACTCCTGCATTGGGCAGGTGGCTGGACTTATCTGTCCCTCAAGATCCTCATCCTTCAAATGCCCTCACGTTCTACTGAACGGTCATCTGAGTTAATAATTCTCTCCAATCCTGTGTGAAATGTCCATACGAGAAGTTGGTACTATTGATCAGCCCTTATTCATCTCTAGTTAACTTAATTCCTTAGGTATTAGTTATTGGGTGACCAGGAGGGACTGGGTGAAATTAGAAATAGGAAGCTCAGCAGAGCATGGGGCGGCAAATCAGACAGGAAGTCTCTGGGgaaggggttggggaggggtgtGTAGACAGTGTGGAGCACTGAACTGGTGTCTTCTTGCCGGGCAGCCTTGAGGAAGTGACAGTGCTCTGCGTCTCGGGTGTGTACACGTGTCAGACATTGAGAGCTTTCAGTAGAGGTTGCCAGTTACTGTTTAGTGGGGCTGTTTTCAcagttctttgaaaacaaaaccTTACAGACTATGCTTTCCTGCTGTCCTGCCAAGAGGAGGGAGGAAGTTTGACCCACGTCCTGTGCTCTGCACCCTTACCTCCTCACAAGGCCTGTGTGGCTATTTTAGCCCTTTAGGTGTTGTGCTGAAATTGCCCGAGGGTATTTTCTACAAGTTAGTGACCTGGAGATTGATTTCCACtcctcttctgctcactctgtttTGGTTAGAGGGTTTGCTAGCATGGTGATCTGTAACTCCTCCGATCCATGTTCAGCTCTGTTGGACCCTGTGGTGTTGAGTGTGTTGTGGATGATGGATTCTCACGTAGCAGTTTCAGTCCTGAGGCCGATTAGAACCATCTCAGATTCCCTGGCTGCTTTGGTGTCTCAGACTCTTGCCGAAGTCCTCATTCCTGAGCGTAGGAAGGAGGGCAGTAACCTAATCAGGAAGGACAGCATGGGGCACCATCCAGGGTGTTTAGGCTGCTCTGTGTTCCTAGGACAGAGCAGAAGTTTGCAGATCACATGAAGAAAAAGAGCGAAGCCAGCAGTGAATTTGCAAAGAAGAAGTCCATCCTGGAGCAGAGGCAGTACCTGCCCATCTTCGCAGTGCAGCAGGAGCTGCTCACTATTATCAGGTAACTTCACCCGGGGCCCAAGAATCTAGTGTCAAATTAGGGATGCCCTTGGTCTCCCATGTTTACCCAGgagctctttttcttttgtgcatTGCACCCAATGGAGAagggaaataattttttcctcTGACCTCCTGCCTGGGGTACACTGCACAAAGTAACGGGATGGCACCATTTTGTTTTAGCTCACCTGTTTAAACCTCACCGTTTTCCAGATGTTTCAGGTGGTATCTCAGTAAGAGGCTGTTTTCCCAGTGAAATTCTCCCTTCTAAACCGGCATGCTCCCTGGATAGCTAGTCATGGGGATAGGAGGTAGCGGAGTCTTTTCGGAGGCTGGGCGTTGGCCTTCCACTTCGGCTGATAAGCCCTTTGCCTGCTTGTCCTTGTAGAGACAACAGCATCGTGATCGTGGTTGGGGAGACGGGGAGTGGTAAGACCACTCAGCTGACACAGTACCTGCATGAAGATGGTTACACGGACTATGGGATGATTGGATGTACCCAGCCCCGGCGTGTAGCTGCCATGTCAGTGGCCAAGAGAGTCAGTGAAGAGATGGGGGGAAACCTTGGCGAGGAGGTGAGTGGGCGTGGGGGCTGAGCCATGTAGTTATTCCCTAGTAGCTTCCACCCATTTTTGCTAAAGGGTGTGATCTGCTAAGACTCGGACCCCAGTATGGGGTGTGTTGGTGGTGAGCCAGTGGCCAGGGCATCTGAGCCATCTCTCTGACCTCCAGGTGGGCTATGCCATCCGCTTTGAAGACTGCACTTCAGAGAACACCTTGATCAAATACATGACTGACGGGATCCTGCTCCGAGAGTCCCTCCGGGAAGCCGACCTGGATCACTACAGTGCCATCATCATGGACGAGGCCCATGAGCGCTCCCTCAACACTGACGTGCTCTTTGGGCTGCTCCGGGAGGTGAGGGCTGTGTGGTTTGGTCTCTCTGTGTGTGGGGTGTTGACCAGCGCACCACCAGTAGCTAGTGCGGTGCTCCAGGTGGGCTGAGGGGGTCTCTGGCAGGCCagagtttcctgaggtctctggTTGCAGTTCAGACTCGGGTTGTAGTTTATGCTGTTCTTGCTCCGCTGAGGGTGGCTTGGGATTTTCTGGGCAGTGGCTCCATTGCTTCAGTCTTCAGGATTGGTAAGAATCGAATAGGCCCATTTGTCAGCTTTAGCTTCTGTTTCCTCGGGGGTGGTGCTGATGGGACTGGGGGACAGGAGCCAAGGGTCCCCACCACGGGGGCTTCCGAGCCGCCTCTTCTCTCAGGTAGTGGCTCGGCGCTCAGACCTGAAGCTCATCGTCACATCAGCCACGATGGATGCGGAGAAGTTTGCTGCCTTTTTTGGGAATGTCCCCATCTTCCACATCCCTGGCCGTACCTTCCCTGTTGACATCCTCTTCAGCAAGGTATTGAGGCCACCATGTTACGAACTGACGCTTCCATGCCATGCACTTCTCTGATGAGAAGCcggctggagggtggagggtgggtagGGGACTGGGTTGGAGAAGATTTCTTGGGGACCATGGGGCAAATGGGGCAGCCTGCAGCTCTGGGACTTGGTGACAAAGGACTCTGCTCTGGGTGaggttttgtttcattgtttctttgAAGCTGAAGTACAGGGCCCAGGGAGGCACTGTGCCCTCCTGTAGAGGTCTCGCAGTCAGGCCCGTGTGGAGGTGTGGTGGCCCTCAAAGTCCATAGCTCCAGCCCAGAGCAGTGCCTGGGCCACAGGGCTCCCAGGGGATGCCTGCCTGCGCTTCTAGTATCTCCCTCTGACTGTGTCCCCACTGCTGTTGCAGACCCCACAGGAGGATtacgtggaggctgcagtgaagcagTCCTTGCAGGTGCACCTGTCGGGGGCCCCTGGAGACATCCTTATCTTCATGCCTGGCCAAGAGGACATTGAGGTGCGTGCCTTAGTCACGACTGTGATGAGCGGGTGTGTCCTGCATATGGGAGGTTAGGGTTCCAGTGTCTCACAGCTCCTCCCTGGGCTCTCAGGTGACCTCAGACCAGATTGTGGAGCATCTGGAGGAACTGGAGAATGCGCCTGCCCTGGCTGTGCTGCCCATCTACTCTCAGCTGCCTTCTGACCTCCAGGCCAAAATCTTCCAGAAGGTGTGACAGCAGGAATGTCCAGGAGTGACTCCTGGAGTTCCCTAAAGGAAGCGAGTGTGGATGTGACTGTCCCGGCAGGGGGTGGGCTAGGAGGTAGGCTTTTCCCCCTTGTGGAGCCTTTCCTGTGTCGAGGGACTCATTTTTCCCTCCCTGTATGTCCTGCTCTAGGCTCCAGATGGCGTTCGGAAGTGCATCGTTGCCACCAATATTGCCGAGACGTCTCTGACTGTTGATGGCATCATGTTTGTTATTGATTCTGGTTATTGCAAATTAAAGGTGAGAGAAGACACgggaggcagggcctgggtcTTCACCGGAAGCTAACTTAGCTGCGGGGTGGGAAGCCAGGGCCTCACTCCTGGCCCTGGGATGCGGGGAGCGCGTGGAAGTGGTGGTGGTGCTAGGAGGCTCACATTGACTCACTGTGCTTGGTTCGTTTAATCCTTGTAATACTCGATGAGGTAGATGATTTAACAGTAGAGCTCACAGAGCTGGTGTTTGTGGGGAAGAGTTCTTCAGGTGTTCATGAGAACATTTCTAGAGGTTCCTGGCTCTTCCTCTGCCATGTGTAGCAACCGGGCTTGCCTTTGTCTCAGGCCTACTTCCACTTTCCCCTCACTCTGTCCGTTGTCAGCTCTTTTTCGTCCCCTCCTAGGTCTTCAACCCCAGGATTGGCATGGATGCTCTGCAGATCTATCCCATTAGCCAGGCCAATGCCAACCAGCGGTCAGGGCGAGCCGGCAGGACGGGCCCAGGTCAGTGTTTCAGGTAGGAGCCCTGTGCTAGCCTGCTTTCTGGGGCAGCGCTGGGGTTGCTGAGCATGGAGTCCGGGCGGGGGCGGGCAGGATGCGGGCCCTGGAGCTGGTCCCCAAGGCTGGAAGCTGCTGGCAGGGCTGCCACTTGTTAGTCCTTTCATCCTGTGCTACTGAGTGGAAGGAAGGAGTGGCTTTCCAGGGATCTCTGAGGTCTGAGGCCAACCTACATGGATGTAGGTACACATGCAGGTAATTACAGCCTGCCTCCCTTCAGAGGGTAGGTCTGGACAAATGATGCCATTGgttgttttttaattctattgTTCTCTTTCCccgttttccttctttttttttttttttttttttttttccaattagagacagagtcttgctctgtcacccaggctggagtgtggtggtgcaatcacagctcactgcagccttgatctcctgcactcaagtgagcctcccacttcagcctcccaaggggctgagattgcaggcaggcaccaccacacctggctaatttgttcatattttgtagagatggggtcttgctatgttgcccaggctggtactgtgaactcctggcttcaagcgattctcctgtcttggcctcccaaactgttggcattataggtgtgagccactctgcctggctctCTCCCCCTTTTTtgttccaattaaaaaaaaaataatgtattcacTATAGAGCATTAGTGAATATaggaaaatatcaagaaaataaaacccaGCCATGATTCTAGTCCCAGGCCCATTGGTTCTAGAAATGAAAcagatggctgggcgtggtggctcatgcctgtaatcccggcactttgggaggccaaggcgggcagatcacaaggtcaggagtttgagagcagcctggccaatatggtgaaaccccatctctactaaaaatacaaaaatcagctgggcgtggtggcgggtgcctgtagtcccagctacgcaggaggctgaggcaggagaatcgcttgaacccgggaggcagagattgggtgacagagtgagactctgtctaaaaataaagaaatgaaacatgTAAGAGGCTCCAGAAGAAGGGCTAAATTGGCAGATTGGAGTTCTGAATAGGTGGAAGTCAGTGATTCACTGAAGTAGTGGGTGGGGAGAAGAAATGAGAATTTCCTCCCTCCCTGTGGGATTTCATCTGTACTGGCTGCTGTTGGGTTTCCTTGTGGTGAGAGGATGGGGTCTTCTCCCTGGCAGGCTCTACACCCAGAGCGCCTACAAGAATGAGCTCCTGACCACCACGGTGCCCGAGATCCAgaggaccaacctggccaacgtggtgctGCTGCTCAAGTCCCTCGGGGTGCAGGACCTGCTGCAGTTCCACTTCATGGACCCGCCCCCGGAGGACAACATGCTCAACTCTATGTATCAGCTCTGGATCCTCGGGGCCCTGGACAACACAGGTGAGGCGGCCCCGGGAGCCTCATGGGTGCTGGTACTtgacttccttcttccctctactGTCCCGTCAAATATCCGGGTTTGCTCATCTCTCCTAGGTGGTCTGACCTCTACTGGGCGGCTGATGGTGGAGTTCCCGCTGGACCCTGCCCTGTCCAAGATGCTGATCGTGTCCTGTGACATGGGCTGCAGCTCCGAGATCCTGCTCATCGTCTCCATGCTCTCGGTCCCAGCTATCTTCTACAGGCCCAAGGTGGGGCAGCGGCCGGCTCCCCTCTCTCCCCGGAGGGCTCGAGGAAGTGCTGGGGAGGGGAATGGCTTCTCTCTGTATTACTGAAATGGAACAGAGGGCGGAATCAGAGTTTCTGAAGAATGATTTTGCTGTTCTCGGTTAAGCAGGTTGGGGTAGGGGAAGGAAGGGCTGGGCCAGTGGTTCTCAGGGAATGCTTTGGAAATTTGCAAGAGCATGTTTTATCTTCTAGTATGGTTGCTCTTGAGCCCTTATGTTTTACAGtagacctttttaaaaattattttaatttttctcaaattgTCAGGGCAACCTGTTGACATGTTTGAAGTTCTATGTGTGGGTAGGTGGTAGTGTTAGAACCTCTGGGATGTGCTCAGTGGGCCTGGAACCCCCTGTAGTTAGAGTGAAGGTTCTTTTTCCCTTCCTAGGGTCGAGAGGAGGAGAGTGATCAAATCCGGGAGAAGTTCGCTGTTCCTGAGAGCGATCATTTGACCTACCTGAATGTCTACCTGCAGTGGAAGAACAATAATTACTCCACCATCTGGTGTAACGATCATTTCATCCATGCTAAGGCCATGCGGAAGGTAGGGTGGTGGATGAGCAGGATGTTGGGATGAGGGGAGGGTCGAGAGGGAAGGAGGGCTCCCTCCTGGTGCCTCCGTGTCCTGCCCTAGGTCCGGGAGGTGCGAGCTCAACTCAAGGACATCATGGTGCAGCAGCGGATGAGCCTGGCCTCGTGTGGCACTGACTGGGACATTGTCAGGAAGTGCATCTGTGCTGCCTATTTCCACCAAGCAGCCAAGCTCAAGGTGAGCCCAGGGGCCCAGTGGGCCCCTCCCAGCCTGATACCTGTATAAGGGCAAAGTTCTTCCTTTCTCTTGGTGTGGTTCTGCAGATCTGGGCTTCCCCCAAAGGCTGTGTCAAGACAGTGTTAAGGGATGGGGTCGCTGCCCAAATGGGTGGTGTTTTCCTGATGTGGCTGCCTGTTGTGTCTCCTCCCTAGGGAATAGGGGAGTACGTGAACATCCGCACAGGGATGCCCTGCCACTTGCACCCCACCAGCTCCCTTTTTGGAATGGGCTACACCCCAGATTACATAGTGTATCACGAGTTGGTCATGACCACCAAGGTGAGTCTTTTCCAAGGCGCTTGCATAACGCAGGCCCCCTGTCTGGCCAGGCTTTGAAACCCTTCACTGCCTTCTGGCATGAGCTTTTAGCCTGGGAGCCTTGAGGCCACATGCATTGCTTTGTGGGGGCGTGTGAGGTTGGTTTTcatttggggacttggggaagcTCTGCACAGGGTTGACCTCTAGACTGCAGTGACCTCAGCCGCGTGGGCACGATTGTTCCCCACTTGCTGCTTGGGATGAGCAGCCCCTCTTGGTGTCATTAGAAGGATTTTCGGAGGGTTTGGGCCTTTTCTCTTAGATACTAGGGGGCATTTTCTCAAGTGTGGAGGAGTTTGGATGGGAGTATCTGgggtttttcctttccttttttgagcCTTGCAGGGTCAGGGATTGGGCCCTTCCCATGTGGCTCCTAATTGTGGAACCACTCTGGGAGGGACATTGGCCCTCCTGTGACCCTCGCCTCCCTGCCCTTCTGCCCGCAGGAGTACATGCAGTGTGTGACCGCTGTGGACGGGGAGTGGCTGGCGGAGCTGGGCCCCATGTTCTATAGCGTGAAACAGGCGGGCAAGTCACGGCAGGTGAGGGTTCTGTGCCCTCCGCGGGGGTGCTGTTTGCCTGTGGGGTCGATGTTCCCTCCACTTGGTGTTGAAGACTTGTGGTCATCCAACCCACTTACTTCTCTCTGCAAACATAAAGGCTGTGATCCAGCAGGCTGGGTCTGTCTGATTCCCCACCACCCACTGCAGTTGTTTGGTAGGCTgagcctttaaaaacaaaaccaaaaaactcatTATTGAAAAGTCCAAATATTCATGAAAGTGGGAAAAACAGTACAACAGGCCACCATGAATTTGTTGCCTTGCCTCTATAATTGTCAACATTTGTTCAATTTCACTGTTCCTACCCCACTCCACacacatccatttttttttctggaatattttcaAGCTTATCTCAtatattattcatccataaatACTTGAGTATGTGTCTCTGACTAAAaggacttaaaattttaaatataacctCTGTGCCGTTATCACTCATAAAAAAATGAATACTTAATGTCACCTAAGTCTCCAGTCTGCATTTGGATTTCTCCATTTATCTCAAAGATAACTTCTTACGATCGATTTGCTTGAATTAGGATCCAGGCATTGCAACTGCTTATGTGTGTTAACTGTTCATTCTAGAACAGGCTCCACCCCACGCTTTTTTTCATGATATCGATGTATTGGAGCAGCCAGGTCATTTGTCCTGTCGAATAGTCCATCTGATGTATTTGCCTCGTTGCTTGCTCACAGTGGTGCTTAACCTGTGCCTGTGTTTCGTGCACTTGCTGTAAGCTGGTGATGAGTCCAACCGCTTGATTAGATCCCGGCTGAGCTGCGTGTGGCAGGGATGCCTGCATGTGGCGCTGTGAACCTCCTCTTAGATGCCTTCAGGAGGCGTGTGAGGTCTGGTGGCCCCAGCTTTGCTGATGGGAGGATGGATGAGGGGCCCCAGTGGTGGCAGCCTGCCCCTTCCCTGACAGGTTTCCATTGCTCCTCCATCTTGAGGTTTTAGCGTCTGTTGATGCCCATCGCCTAGATCCATATTTAGGGTTGCAAAATGGTGCTGGGCTTTGGCTTACCCCTTTTCGTAGCATAATGCTCCCCACACCAGGCTCCCTTGCATCTTATGCCTGTCTGTTGCAGCCAGCAGGTAAcatctttcctgtttttctgtaCTTCCTGGCATAGTTGTGaacttgatttttcaaaaaagaaggaaatgtaagTACTGCCTGGACTGAGGGATGACTGAGTTAGGACTGATTGTCCAGTATCTTGAGTCAGTGAAAAAAGCAGGCCTCAGCTGCAGAAGAGAAGGCAGCTTTGGTACTGGGGCAGGCAGCCATGTGGAGCACTGGCCTGGTGGATGCAGCACCTGGTTTGTGGCAGGGACTTGG comes from Symphalangus syndactylus isolate Jambi chromosome 11, NHGRI_mSymSyn1-v2.1_pri, whole genome shotgun sequence and encodes:
- the DHX38 gene encoding pre-mRNA-splicing factor ATP-dependent RNA helicase PRP16, with amino-acid sequence MGDTSENASIHRLEGTDVDCQVGGLICKTKSAASEQHVFKAPAPRPSLLGLDLLASLKRREREEKDDGEDKKKSKISSYKDWEESKDDQKDAEEEGGDQAGRNTRKDRHYRSARVETPSHPGGVSEEFWERSRQRERERREHGVYASSKEEKDWKKEKSRDRDYDRKRDRDERDRSRHSSRSERDGGSERSSRRNEPESPRHRPKDAATPSRSTWEEEDSGCGSSRRSQWDSPSPTPSYRDSERSHRLSTRDRDRSVRGKYSDDTPLPTPSYKYNEWADDRRHLGSTPRLSRGRGRREEGEEGISFDTEEERQQWEDDQRQADRDWYMMDEGYDEFHNPLAYSSEDYVRRREQHLHKQKQKRISAQRRQINEDNERWETNRMLTSGVVHRLEVDEDFEEDNAAKVHLMVHNLVPPFLDGRIVFTKQPEPVIPVKDATSDLAIIARKGSQTVRKHREQKERKKAQHKHWELAGTKLGDIMGVKKEEEPDKAVTEDGKVDYRTEQKFADHMKKKSEASSEFAKKKSILEQRQYLPIFAVQQELLTIIRDNSIVIVVGETGSGKTTQLTQYLHEDGYTDYGMIGCTQPRRVAAMSVAKRVSEEMGGNLGEEVGYAIRFEDCTSENTLIKYMTDGILLRESLREADLDHYSAIIMDEAHERSLNTDVLFGLLREVVARRSDLKLIVTSATMDAEKFAAFFGNVPIFHIPGRTFPVDILFSKTPQEDYVEAAVKQSLQVHLSGAPGDILIFMPGQEDIEVTSDQIVEHLEELENAPALAVLPIYSQLPSDLQAKIFQKAPDGVRKCIVATNIAETSLTVDGIMFVIDSGYCKLKVFNPRIGMDALQIYPISQANANQRSGRAGRTGPGQCFRLYTQSAYKNELLTTTVPEIQRTNLANVVLLLKSLGVQDLLQFHFMDPPPEDNMLNSMYQLWILGALDNTGGLTSTGRLMVEFPLDPALSKMLIVSCDMGCSSEILLIVSMLSVPAIFYRPKGREEESDQIREKFAVPESDHLTYLNVYLQWKNNNYSTIWCNDHFIHAKAMRKVREVRAQLKDIMVQQRMSLASCGTDWDIVRKCICAAYFHQAAKLKGIGEYVNIRTGMPCHLHPTSSLFGMGYTPDYIVYHELVMTTKEYMQCVTAVDGEWLAELGPMFYSVKQAGKSRQENRRRAKEEASAMEEEMALAEEQLRARRQEQEKRSPLGSVRSTKIYTPGRKEQGEPMTPRRTPARFGL